The Urbifossiella limnaea genome has a window encoding:
- a CDS encoding DUF2294 domain-containing protein, producing MRTRGELEAEISAAVIRFKRDYMGRGPQEVRTFLVEDVALVRLRGVLTPAEQRLAQVEDPHRGRDLIKQLRVELIEHGRELLEQAVQRILGVRVLSLHTDISTRTGESVLVFSLSSDPVENDDRDLDRGRTGG from the coding sequence GTGCGAACGCGGGGGGAACTGGAGGCCGAAATCAGTGCCGCGGTCATCCGGTTCAAGCGCGACTACATGGGCCGCGGGCCGCAGGAGGTGCGGACGTTCCTGGTCGAGGACGTGGCCCTGGTCCGCCTCCGCGGGGTGCTCACCCCGGCCGAGCAGCGGCTCGCGCAGGTCGAAGACCCACACCGCGGCCGCGACCTCATCAAGCAACTCCGGGTCGAGCTGATCGAGCACGGCCGCGAGCTCCTGGAACAGGCCGTCCAACGCATCCTCGGCGTCCGCGTGCTGAGCCTCCACACCGACATTAGCACCCGGACCGGTGAGTCCGTCCTCGTCTTCAGCCTGTCCAGCGACCCGGTCGAAAACGACGATCGGGATCTTGACCGCGGTCGAACGGGCGGCTAA
- a CDS encoding carbonic anhydrase — MTHPSPAEALALLYAGNERFAAGRPAAPHRDLSRLRAVAPAQKPFAAFLGCADSRVPVEIVFDQGFGDLFVTRIAGNVSTPEVTASLEFATEVLGAKVLFVLGHTACGAVTAAVRAEPVPGSISSLFYHIRPAVRTAGGDVEAAVRENVRNQMDVLREASPVIARLVRGGRLDVAGGVYDISTGRVSPVEL, encoded by the coding sequence ATGACCCACCCGAGCCCGGCCGAAGCGCTGGCCCTGCTGTACGCCGGCAACGAGCGGTTCGCGGCCGGCCGGCCGGCCGCGCCGCACCGCGACCTGAGTCGTCTTCGCGCCGTGGCACCGGCCCAGAAGCCGTTCGCCGCCTTCCTCGGGTGTGCGGACAGCCGGGTGCCGGTCGAGATCGTGTTCGACCAGGGGTTCGGCGACCTGTTCGTCACCCGCATCGCCGGGAACGTCTCGACCCCGGAGGTGACCGCCAGCCTGGAGTTCGCCACGGAGGTGTTGGGGGCGAAGGTGCTCTTCGTCCTCGGCCACACCGCGTGCGGGGCGGTGACCGCGGCGGTGAGGGCGGAGCCGGTGCCTGGGTCGATCAGCTCGCTATTCTACCACATCCGGCCGGCGGTGCGCACCGCCGGCGGGGACGTGGAGGCGGCCGTCCGGGAGAACGTGCGCAACCAGATGGACGTGCTCCGCGAGGCGTCCCCGGTGATCGCCCGGTTGGTCCGGGGCGGGAGGCTGGACGTGGCCGGCGGCGTCTACGATATCTCTACCGGGCGGGTGTCGCCGGTGGAGTTGTGA